Proteins co-encoded in one Acidithiobacillus caldus ATCC 51756 genomic window:
- a CDS encoding DUF805 domain-containing protein produces MRLLDVLKYEVFFNYFNFTGRTRRVDYWWYRLAYLIILFGPTVIVALIFGDSDIFGDSETKTTTLLGTVLTIFYGIVLLWFAIPELSITVRRLHDAGQSGKWVLAAYVSMFAGFLIGGLAALRLLSPWWLAPVVVSFILIELLMLIFTLLPSRPSGERYGPHVRYGRAVSPKVSGTAETAS; encoded by the coding sequence ATGCGCCTATTGGACGTTCTCAAGTACGAGGTTTTTTTCAACTATTTCAACTTCACTGGTCGTACCCGAAGGGTGGATTACTGGTGGTACCGGTTGGCCTATCTCATTATCCTGTTTGGCCCAACCGTGATCGTCGCCCTCATTTTTGGGGATTCCGACATTTTTGGGGATTCTGAAACGAAGACGACCACCCTCCTTGGAACCGTACTCACCATATTCTATGGGATTGTCCTGCTCTGGTTTGCCATACCTGAGCTCTCCATCACCGTGCGGCGCCTGCACGACGCAGGTCAATCGGGCAAGTGGGTACTCGCTGCGTATGTATCCATGTTTGCCGGTTTCCTGATCGGCGGCCTTGCAGCGCTTCGTCTCCTGTCACCGTGGTGGCTGGCCCCGGTGGTGGTCTCGTTTATCCTCATTGAACTGCTGATGCTTATTTTTACACTCCTGCCCAGCCGACCCAGCGGCGAGCGCTACGGCCCGCATGTGCGCTATGGGAGAGCCGTTTCGCCAAAAGTGTCCGGCACGGCTGAGACCGCTTCATGA
- the metG gene encoding methionine--tRNA ligase codes for MKRKILVTSALPYANGPLHLGHLVEYTQTDIWVRYHKLRGHDCVYVCADDAHGTPIMLRAQSEGISPETLVERMQKEHLRDFTAFGIGFDCYHSTHSPENFTISQDIYRRLRAAEHIVVREIEQAFDPVAGIFLPDRFIRGTCPKCGAADQYGDNCEVCGATYSPTDLVDAVSAVSGATPVRRPTEHYFFTLSDFADFLQEWIHSGTLQEEMANKLDEWFKAGLADWDISRDAPYFGIPIPDTEGKFFYVWLDALPGYMAATTHWCEEHGRDFDTYWGAQAQSEVYHFIGKDIIYFHALFWPAMLKGAGYRLPTAIFTHGFMTVNGAKMSKSRGTSITAARYLERLEPEFLRYYFASKLNPRPEDIDLNLEDFLLKGNGDLVGKVVNLAARSAGFIHQFGGGRLAPSLGEDATFYAELAGQRERIGAAYAERDYARAIRDIMAMADRVNAYVDRHAPWQLAKDPAQREVLLRVATTTLNAFRLLITLLSPVVPQLARRSLDFLHCPLDWDSLAEPLLDHHIAPYQHLLQRMEKSTVDSLIASPTPAQTPKDKAAEERSPEAASGTQATQAPATISIEDFSRVELRVARIVAAEAVEGADKLLRLTLDIGEEKPRQVFAGIKSAYRPEDLQGRLTVMVANLAPRKMRFGLSEGMVLAASGPTGGPFLLAPDSGAEPGMRIK; via the coding sequence ATGAAACGCAAGATCCTGGTCACCAGCGCCCTTCCCTATGCCAATGGTCCTCTGCACCTTGGCCATCTCGTCGAGTACACCCAGACGGACATCTGGGTCCGTTACCACAAACTGCGGGGCCACGACTGCGTCTACGTCTGCGCCGACGATGCCCACGGCACCCCCATCATGCTGCGCGCCCAGAGCGAGGGGATCTCGCCGGAAACCCTGGTGGAACGCATGCAGAAGGAACATCTGCGTGACTTCACCGCCTTCGGCATCGGTTTCGACTGCTATCACAGCACCCACTCGCCAGAGAACTTCACCATTTCCCAGGATATCTACCGGCGGCTGCGGGCAGCCGAGCACATCGTCGTGCGCGAGATCGAGCAGGCCTTTGATCCCGTAGCCGGCATCTTCTTGCCGGACCGCTTCATCCGCGGCACCTGCCCAAAATGCGGCGCCGCCGATCAGTATGGCGACAACTGCGAGGTCTGTGGTGCTACCTACAGCCCCACCGATCTCGTGGATGCCGTCTCAGCCGTCTCCGGCGCCACCCCCGTGCGGCGCCCCACGGAGCACTATTTCTTCACCCTGAGCGACTTTGCCGACTTTCTGCAGGAGTGGATCCACAGCGGCACGCTGCAGGAGGAGATGGCCAACAAGCTCGACGAGTGGTTCAAGGCCGGTCTGGCCGACTGGGACATCAGCCGCGATGCCCCCTACTTCGGTATCCCCATTCCCGATACCGAGGGCAAATTCTTCTACGTCTGGCTGGATGCTTTACCCGGTTACATGGCGGCAACGACCCACTGGTGCGAGGAGCACGGCCGGGATTTCGATACCTACTGGGGAGCCCAGGCCCAAAGCGAGGTCTACCACTTCATCGGTAAGGACATCATCTACTTCCACGCCCTCTTCTGGCCGGCCATGCTCAAGGGTGCGGGCTACCGCCTGCCCACGGCCATCTTCACCCACGGATTCATGACCGTGAACGGTGCCAAGATGAGCAAATCCCGCGGCACCTCCATCACCGCTGCCCGATATCTGGAGCGCCTGGAGCCGGAGTTCCTGCGCTACTACTTCGCCAGCAAGCTCAATCCGCGTCCGGAGGACATCGACCTCAACCTCGAGGATTTCCTGCTTAAGGGCAACGGCGACCTGGTGGGCAAGGTGGTCAATCTCGCCGCCCGCAGCGCCGGATTCATTCACCAGTTCGGTGGCGGTCGCCTTGCCCCGAGTCTGGGCGAGGACGCCACCTTCTACGCCGAACTGGCAGGACAGCGGGAACGAATCGGTGCCGCCTACGCCGAGCGCGACTACGCGCGCGCCATTCGCGACATCATGGCCATGGCCGATCGCGTCAACGCCTACGTCGATCGCCATGCGCCCTGGCAACTGGCAAAGGATCCTGCACAGCGCGAGGTCCTGTTGCGGGTGGCCACCACCACGCTCAATGCCTTTCGTCTGCTGATCACTCTGCTGAGCCCGGTGGTACCGCAGCTCGCCCGCCGTTCCCTGGATTTCCTGCACTGCCCGCTGGACTGGGATAGCCTTGCCGAGCCGCTGCTGGATCACCACATCGCCCCCTACCAGCACCTCCTGCAACGGATGGAGAAAAGCACCGTGGACAGCCTCATCGCCAGCCCCACGCCGGCGCAAACCCCCAAGGACAAGGCAGCCGAGGAGCGCAGTCCCGAGGCGGCGAGTGGCACCCAGGCAACCCAAGCCCCGGCCACCATTTCCATTGAAGACTTTTCCCGCGTGGAGCTGCGCGTGGCCCGCATCGTTGCGGCAGAGGCCGTGGAAGGGGCGGACAAGCTCCTGCGCCTCACCCTCGACATTGGCGAGGAAAAGCCGCGTCAGGTCTTTGCCGGTATAAAGTCCGCCTACCGTCCCGAGGACCTGCAGGGGCGCCTGACGGTCATGGTGGCCAATCTCGCGCCGCGCAAGATGCGTTTTGGCCTGTCCGAGGGCATGGTGCTTGCCGCCAGCGGCCCCACGGGCGGACCCTTTCTGCTGGCTCCAGACAGCGGCGCTGAGCCCGGTATGCGTATCAAATAG